In Labrus bergylta chromosome 6, fLabBer1.1, whole genome shotgun sequence, the following proteins share a genomic window:
- the LOC109993407 gene encoding desmoglein-2.1, producing the protein MLRVSSPVFVSLLFVFQAVVVKSVWIPPRTPLIENKDYSHQEYVAKIHSDFDNGKGNIQYFLEGPGADQVPFNVFVVNHETGLIQLTQKLDRELIHTYNLKGVAKYLNGVEAEEKVDIKFKVVDENDNSPKFGIIKAGEVYELSPPGTPIMKINATDADEPGNVNSKIFYSIVSQSPSYGMFDITRDGILRVKNANLDRELADSYTVTVMAQDLDGAPGGNSATSTVTINVKDVNDNVPKLTQEKYEASIEENAEGVEVMRLKTEDLDLEGTENWESVFEIVKGNEAGYFKITTDPKTNEGVLWLDKAVDYEDVKDLDLGIAVRNKAPPFSGSGASGGSIGFGGGGAGGGAGGGAGGGAGGGAGGGAGGGAGGGAGGGTGGGSGSGGWSSGSSWQSGTSFKTYPVKINVKNKPEGAAFSPKVKAIPISEGGQSININDVIASYPAIDGDTLKPAENVKYVKGSDPGNWLTIDPKTAEIKLNKLPDRESPLLVNGTYFAQVLCISEDDPSKTATGTVAIQVQDFNDHCPTLTSNFQTMCTSADHIIVNAIDEDGYPNGAPFEFSIIPEGTEGKWQVERLNDTAAILRAQEQFWPGFYKVEFNVKDAQGEACPEPQKVEIQVCTCEDGLVCGKRGSQGQLSKESVLGPAGIGLLCLGLLMLLLIPLLLLFCHCGSAAGMPGAFTEMPFDTKSNLINYHTEGQGENTEVPLITMPTVDGGEMMKMSNQSFVNAPMASMGFQQSVASMDGMNGGGYDDGYLRDRSWGTMTEHRGSAHYSEFQGRGSAAGGGRFDGMALPEHILAQYYTQKLASGNNNGAEDNLLVSNFEGNGSPAGSVGCCSDLESDNDLQFLDDLGPKFKTLAEECGGKKIQTEVKKVRAPAHTSVSRVMTQQLPPPPQVQPTIPQAERTVVRETVKESTVREGMTRVNEGMTRVNEGMANQGQMYMLQQQQPVYYTTTPMIQPMHYVVQPQVQNTVLLAEAPSTNLQGMVLVNGTQTLPSQGMMVQGQSMISTAQAQGPGMMLVGGSGVHTGIPSGAQTMMVVEGRVPAGSMKVLKGSQPSLVQAGGLSGYVPATSVKVLKGSQTSLVQGGTPLQGGLSGSQRVMVVGGPTSSQGQLIQEAGGLSQMKGSSGSQGVLFSKSGSSGGSKSSVVSSSTTTVMGTPTYSKTVVKEKFTEL; encoded by the exons atgcTTCGGGTTTCTTCGCCCGTCTTTGTGTCGCTACTGTTTGTG TTCCAGGCAGTTGTGGTGAAGTCAGTCTGGATCCCCCCCAGGACACCACTCATTGaaaataaagactacagtcaCCAGGAATATGTTGCCAAG ATTCATTCAGATTTCGACAACGGCAAAGGGAATATCCAATATTTTCTGGAAGGTCCTGGGGCAGACCAGGTCCCCTTCAACGTGTTTGTGGTTAATCATGAAACTGGACTAATTCAGCTCACCCAGAAGCTGGACAGGGAGCTAATCCACACCTACAAT TTGAAAGGTGTTGCGAAGTACCTCAATGGTGtagaagcagaagaaaaggtTGATATCAAATTCAAGGTTGTCGATGAGAACGACAATAGTCCAAAGTTTGGTATCATCAAGGCGGGGGAGGTGTATGAGCTCAGTCCTCCAG GCACTCCgattatgaaaataaatgcaaCTGATGCTGATGAACCAGGGAATGTTAACTCAAAGATATTCTACAGCATCGTTAGTCAGAGTCCATCATATGGTATGTTCGACATTACCAGAGATGGAATCCTCCGTGTGAAAAATGCTAATCTGGACAGAGAG CTAGCAGATTCGTACACTGTGACGGTAATGGCTCAGGACTTAGATGGCGCACCAGGAGGAAACAGTGCAACCAGCACTGTCACTATCAATGTCAAAGATGTGAATGACAACGTGCCCAAACTCACACAAGAGAAG TACGAAGCCAGCATTGAAGAAAACGcagaaggtgtggaggtgatGAGACTCAAGACAGAGGACCTGGATCTGGAGGGCACAGAAAACTGGGAATCTGTGTTTGAAATCGTGAAAGGCAATGAAGCAGGGTACTTCAAAATCACAACTGACCCTAAAACCAATGAGGGTGTCCTCTGGCTAGACAAG GCTGTGGATTATGAAGATGTAAAGGACCTTGATCTAGGGATAGCTGTGAGAAACAAGGCCCCACCATTTTCTGGATCTGGTGCCTCTGGAGGTAGTATAGgttttggaggaggaggagcaggaggaggagcgggaggaggagcgggaggaggagcgggaggaggagcgggaggaggagcaggaggaggagcgggaggaggagcaggaggaggaactGGAGGTGGATCTGGATCTGGAGGCTGGTCTTCAGGATCCTCATGGCAAAGTGGGACCTCATTTAAAACCTATCCAGTCAAAATCAACGTCAAGAACAAGCCCGAGGGTGCAGCTTTCAGTCCCAAAGTCAAGGCTATTCCCATCTCAGAGGGGGGCCAGAGCATCAACATTAATGATGTCATTGCAAGCTACCCTGCAATCGACGGAGACACTCTGAAACCAGCGGAGAACGTCAA GTATGTAAAAGGCTCAGACCCTGGCAACTGGCTAACCATCGAtccaaagacagcagagatcaAACTGAACAAGCTTCCCGACAGAGAATCTCCACTCCTGGTCAATGGGACATATTTTGCTCAAGTGCTGTGCATTAGTGAAG ATGACCCCAGTAAAACAGCTACCGGCACTGTAGCCATCCAGGTGCAGGATTTTAATGACCATTGCCCCACCCTGACCAGTAACTTCCAGACGATGTGTACCAGTGCGGATCATATTATTGTCAATGCTATAGATGAGGACGGATATCCTAATGGAGCTCCTTTTGAATTCAGCATTATCCCAGAAGGCACTGAGGGGAAATGGCAGGTCGAGCGTCTAAATG aCACCGCAGCTATCCTGAGGGCTCAGGAACAATTTTGGCCTGGTTTTTATAAAGTGGAATTTAATGTGAAAGATGCGCAGGGAGAGGCCTGTCCAGAACCACAGAAAGTGGAGATCCAAGTGTGTACCTGTGAGGATGGATTGGTGTGTGGAAAACGAGGGTCCCAAGGTCAACTCTCCAAAGAATCAGTGTTAGGACCTGCAGGCATTGGACTGCTTTGCCTGGGCTTGCTGATGTTACTAC tcattCCTCTGTTGCTGCTCTTCTGTCACTGTGGGAGTGCTGCTGGTATGCCAGGGGCCTTCACTGAGATGCCTTTTGACACCAAATCAAACCTCATCAACTACCACACTGAGGGACAGGGAGAGAACACG GAAGTGCCACTTATAACCATGCCAACAGTGGATGGAGGAGAGATGATGAAAATGAGTAACCAATCTTTTGTAAACGCGCCCATGGCAAGTATGGGTTTCCAGCAGTCCGTTGCCTCTATGGATGGGATGAACGGGGGTGGGTATGACGACGGATATTTAAGAGATAGGTCGTGGGGGACGATGACCGAGCACCGTGGCAGTGCCCACTATTCTGAGTTCCAGGGCAGAGGATCAGCAGCAGGGGGGGGACGTTTTGATGGCATGGCTCTGCCGGAACACATTCTTGCACAATACTACACTCAG AAACTTGCCAGTGGAAACAACAATGGAGCGGAGGACAATCTTTTGGTCTCTAACTTCGAGGGCAATGGCTCCCCTGCTGGCTCAGTTGGCTGCTGCAGTGACCTGGAGTCTGACAACGACCTACAGTTTCTTGATGACCTCGGGCCAAAATTCAAGACCCTGGCTGAGGAGTGTGGAGGCAAGAAGATCCAAACTGAAGTCAAAAAAGTGAGGGCTCCCGCTCATACTTCCGTGTCAAGGGTTATGACCCAACAGCTGCCACCTCCACCCCAGGTGCAGCCAACCATCCCGCAAGCAGAGCGCACTGTGGTCAGGGAGACCGTGAAGGAAAGCACAGTGAGAGAAGGGATGACCAGAGTGAACGAAGGGATGACCAGAGTGAACGAAGGGATGGCAAATCAAGGCCAGATGTACATGCTACAGCAGCAACAGCCTGTCTACTACACCACCACCCCTATGATTCAGCCGATGCATTACGTAGTCCAGCCACAGGTTCAGAATACTGTACTTCTGGCAGAGGCACCATCCACCAACCTGCAAGGCATGGTCCTGGTTAATGGAACCCAGACTCTACCTTCCCAAGGCATGATGGTCCAGGGGCAGTCCATGATTTCCACTGCACAAGCTCAGGGCCCAGGAATGATGCTGGTAGGAGGGAGTGGAGTCCACACTGGCATCCCCTCTGGCGCCCAGACCATGATGGTCGTGGAGGGCAGAGTCCCTGCAGGTTCAATGAAAGTATTGAAGGGGAGCCAGCCTAGCCTAGTGCAGGCAGGAGGGCTTTCAGGATATGTCCCTGCAACATCTGTGAAAGTGCTAAAGGGAAGTCAGACAAGCCTTGTGCAGGGGGGAACTCCACTGCAAGGAGGGCTTTCAGGATCTCAGAGAGTCATGGTGGTTGGAGGGCCAACAAGCAGCCAAGGGCAACTGATCCAGGAAGCAGGAGGTCTGTCCCAGATGAAGGGCTCCTCTGGTTCTCAAGGAGTCCTCTTTAGCAAGAGTGGCTCATCTGGTGGCTCTAAAAGCAGCGTAGTGAGTTCATCTACCACAACAGTAATGGGAACCCCCACCTACAGCAAGACGGTGGTGAAGGAGAAATTCACAGAATTGTGA